The following proteins are co-located in the Planococcus plakortidis genome:
- the gpsB gene encoding cell division regulator GpsB: MDIKYAAKDILEKDFKTAMRGYNQDEVDHFLDEIIQDYELYNKKIEQLQNENRRLRAELEESPKKQATPAPGTTNFDILRRLSHLENHVFGNKLDNR, translated from the coding sequence ATGGATATTAAATATGCAGCAAAAGACATTCTCGAAAAAGACTTTAAAACAGCCATGCGCGGCTACAACCAGGACGAAGTGGACCATTTCCTGGATGAAATCATTCAAGACTATGAATTGTACAACAAAAAAATCGAACAATTGCAAAATGAAAACCGCCGATTGCGCGCGGAGCTGGAGGAATCGCCAAAAAAGCAAGCGACTCCCGCGCCTGGAACGACCAATTTTGATATTTTGCGCAGATTGTCCCATCTGGAAAACCACGTATTCGGCAATAAGCTCGACAATAGATAA
- a CDS encoding SDR family NAD(P)-dependent oxidoreductase, protein MLASFRLEGKTAIVTGAGKGIGRAIALALGEAGANVLLVARTESDLEHVMHEMAADRTSYAVADVTDRNDIQSAVEKAVSRFGGVDILVNNAGMNIRSKLDDATDSEWHKIMDTNAQSVFMFSQEAAKHMKKGASIINVSSVGGDRALKTGVVYAASKAAIIQMTKVMAMEWGERGIRVNAIGPWYFRTPLTESLLSDQEYLDSILAVTPLKRVGELPEVASPVVFLASDAAGYMTGQTLFIDGGMSIHGFS, encoded by the coding sequence GTGTTGGCATCTTTTCGTTTGGAAGGCAAGACCGCAATCGTGACCGGAGCCGGAAAAGGCATCGGGCGTGCGATTGCACTGGCACTCGGTGAAGCAGGGGCGAATGTGTTGCTCGTGGCACGGACCGAAAGCGATTTGGAGCATGTGATGCATGAAATGGCGGCTGACCGCACATCCTATGCAGTCGCGGATGTGACCGACCGGAACGATATCCAATCAGCGGTCGAAAAAGCCGTCAGCCGGTTCGGCGGTGTGGACATTCTCGTCAATAATGCAGGGATGAATATCCGTTCGAAACTGGACGATGCGACTGACAGCGAATGGCATAAGATCATGGATACCAATGCGCAAAGCGTATTCATGTTTTCCCAGGAGGCAGCGAAGCATATGAAAAAAGGGGCATCGATCATCAATGTCAGCTCCGTCGGCGGTGACCGGGCGCTGAAGACGGGCGTTGTCTATGCGGCTTCCAAAGCGGCGATCATTCAAATGACCAAAGTGATGGCCATGGAATGGGGCGAGCGGGGCATCCGCGTCAATGCAATCGGTCCTTGGTATTTCCGTACGCCGCTTACGGAGAGTTTGCTGTCGGATCAGGAATACCTGGATTCGATCCTTGCAGTGACACCGCTGAAACGCGTCGGCGAGTTGCCGGAAGTGGCTTCGCCTGTCGTGTTCCTCGCTTCGGATGCAGCGGGCTATATGACCGGACAGACCTTGTTCATCGACGGCGGCATGTCGATTCACGGATTTTCCTGA
- a CDS encoding carboxypeptidase M32 → MEQQFRDLHQKMTSYNEALSLLYWDMRTGAPKKGQDLRSETIGTLSSELFAMSTSEEYGKLIAGLKEQDGLSIAMKRSVEEAEREYQLNAKIPPEEYRAFVVLTSKAESVWEQAKEQADFAMFQPYLEQLVETTKRFVGYWGVKNGSVYNTLLDQYEPGVTTEQLDRVFGQLRERIVPLVKKIQASHNQPDTRFLYGHFPKQAQQDFSLEVLNQLGYDFEAGRLDETVHPFMIAVNRGDVRVTTKYDEEDFRTAVFGTIHEAGHALYEQNISDELSGLPVDDGSSMGIHESQSLFYENFVGRNESFWRHNYGKFLSYAPDSFQNVALDEFLAAINESKPSLIRIEADELTYALHIMIRYELEKGLFDGDYEVKDLPALWNDKYEEYLGIRPEHDGEGVLQDVHWAGGSFGYFPSYALGLLYAAQFKKAMQKDLPNFDELLANGEIGPLTEWLTDKVHRHGAVKKPLELLQDATGEGLNGNHLADYLEAKYAKIYQLD, encoded by the coding sequence ATGGAACAACAATTCAGGGATCTTCATCAAAAAATGACAAGTTATAACGAAGCCCTCTCATTACTTTATTGGGATATGCGGACAGGCGCGCCCAAAAAAGGACAGGACTTGCGTTCAGAGACGATTGGAACCTTATCTTCAGAATTGTTCGCGATGTCGACCTCTGAAGAATATGGCAAGCTCATTGCCGGGTTGAAAGAACAGGACGGTTTGTCGATCGCGATGAAACGCTCGGTGGAAGAGGCAGAGCGCGAATACCAATTGAATGCCAAAATACCCCCGGAAGAGTACCGTGCGTTCGTTGTCTTGACGAGCAAAGCGGAATCCGTATGGGAACAAGCGAAAGAGCAGGCGGATTTCGCCATGTTCCAGCCATATTTAGAACAGCTCGTGGAGACGACGAAACGCTTTGTCGGCTATTGGGGCGTTAAAAATGGCAGCGTCTATAATACTTTGCTCGACCAATATGAGCCAGGCGTCACAACCGAACAGCTGGATCGGGTATTTGGCCAATTGAGGGAGCGCATCGTGCCGCTCGTCAAAAAAATCCAGGCGTCTCATAATCAGCCGGACACCCGATTTTTATATGGCCATTTCCCGAAACAAGCCCAGCAGGATTTCAGCTTGGAAGTGCTAAACCAACTCGGTTATGATTTCGAGGCGGGGCGGCTGGATGAGACAGTCCATCCGTTCATGATCGCAGTGAACCGCGGCGATGTCCGGGTCACCACGAAATACGATGAAGAAGATTTCCGTACAGCCGTTTTCGGCACGATCCACGAAGCAGGCCATGCTTTGTACGAACAGAACATCAGCGATGAGTTGAGCGGGTTGCCGGTTGATGACGGATCCTCGATGGGCATCCATGAATCACAGTCCTTGTTCTATGAGAACTTTGTCGGGCGCAATGAATCATTCTGGCGCCATAACTACGGGAAATTCCTGTCTTATGCACCGGATTCGTTCCAGAACGTGGCGCTGGATGAATTCCTGGCAGCCATCAATGAATCAAAGCCTTCCTTGATCCGCATCGAAGCCGATGAATTGACGTATGCACTGCATATCATGATTCGTTATGAATTGGAAAAAGGCTTATTCGACGGAGATTACGAAGTGAAGGACCTGCCAGCATTATGGAACGATAAATATGAGGAATACCTGGGTATCCGCCCGGAACATGATGGTGAAGGCGTGCTCCAGGACGTCCACTGGGCTGGCGGCAGCTTCGGCTATTTCCCTTCCTATGCATTGGGGCTGTTATATGCAGCGCAGTTCAAGAAGGCGATGCAAAAAGACCTCCCGAATTTCGATGAATTACTGGCAAACGGTGAAATCGGCCCGTTGACCGAATGGCTGACGGATAAAGTCCATCGGCACGGAGCTGTCAAGAAGCCGCTTGAGCTCTTACAAGATGCGACGGGTGAAGGCTTGAATGGAAATCATTTGGCCGATTATTTAGAAGCAAAATACGCCAAAATCTATCAATTGGACTAA
- a CDS encoding THUMP domain-containing class I SAM-dependent RNA methyltransferase: protein MTSYKLLATAAMGLESIVANEVKELGYETTTDNGKVFFEGTARDIAKANLWLRTADRVKLIAGEFEATTFDELFEQTKAIEWEKYLPVDAEFPVQGKSVKSKLHSVPTCQSIVKKAIVERMKKAYHRNAFLDESGPRFKIEVSILKDKVQLSIDTSGAGLHKRGYRVGQGEAPLKETLAAALVKLSRWTPDRSFVDPFCGSGTIVIEAAMIGQNIAPGYNREFDSEQWPWIGSKIWEEVRAEAEEQADYDQPLNILGTDIDHRMIQIAEENVIEAGFAGLVRLQQRQVKDFTTTEENGVVIGNPPYGERIGEVEVIEEMIGDMGRMFSKYPTWSVYMLSSMEGFEKLYGQKATKKRKLYNGFIRTDLFQFWGERPKNK from the coding sequence ATGACTAGTTATAAATTACTGGCCACTGCAGCGATGGGGCTGGAATCCATAGTGGCGAATGAAGTAAAGGAACTTGGATACGAAACGACGACAGACAACGGAAAAGTATTTTTCGAAGGCACGGCCCGGGATATCGCCAAAGCGAATCTATGGCTGCGCACCGCCGACCGCGTGAAATTGATCGCCGGTGAATTCGAAGCGACCACTTTCGATGAGTTGTTTGAACAGACGAAAGCGATCGAATGGGAGAAATACTTGCCGGTCGATGCTGAATTCCCTGTGCAAGGGAAATCGGTCAAATCGAAACTTCACAGCGTGCCGACCTGCCAGTCGATCGTCAAGAAAGCCATCGTCGAACGCATGAAAAAAGCTTATCACCGCAACGCTTTTTTGGACGAATCTGGACCGCGCTTCAAGATCGAAGTATCGATCCTGAAAGATAAAGTGCAATTATCGATCGACACCAGTGGAGCGGGACTCCATAAACGCGGATACCGTGTCGGGCAGGGCGAAGCCCCCCTCAAGGAAACATTGGCAGCAGCGCTTGTTAAATTATCCCGCTGGACGCCAGACCGCTCATTTGTCGATCCGTTCTGCGGTTCGGGAACCATCGTCATCGAAGCAGCGATGATCGGGCAGAACATCGCGCCGGGCTATAACCGTGAATTCGACAGCGAACAATGGCCATGGATCGGTTCCAAGATCTGGGAGGAAGTTCGTGCGGAAGCGGAAGAACAAGCGGATTACGACCAGCCGCTGAATATTCTCGGCACGGATATCGACCACCGGATGATCCAGATCGCCGAGGAAAACGTCATCGAAGCTGGATTCGCCGGGCTTGTCCGTTTGCAGCAGCGGCAAGTGAAGGATTTCACGACGACCGAAGAGAATGGCGTCGTCATCGGAAATCCGCCATACGGGGAACGGATTGGTGAAGTGGAAGTGATCGAGGAAATGATCGGCGATATGGGACGGATGTTCTCGAAATACCCGACATGGTCCGTTTATATGCTATCGTCGATGGAAGGTTTTGAAAAGCTCTACGGACAGAAAGCGACAAAAAAACGCAAATTGTATAATGGCTTTATCCGTACAGACCTGTTTCAATTCTGGGGAGAGCGCCCGAAAAATAAATGA
- a CDS encoding putative bifunctional diguanylate cyclase/phosphodiesterase: MDDMCFTDDAQQEKAGSYGFPAALQGRVFEKMAEGMMVTSLTGEILFVNPAFELVTGYEKTQVLGKTPKILQSGKHDSAFYETMWQAIRKDGEWQGEIWNRRKNGDLYPEWLMITGVPGNDGEVSHYCGIFTDLTEGKAAAREMKELALSDPLTGVSNRYDFAERMDHLIKTAASYGFRHSLLFMDLDRFRQVNESLGHRAGDRLLVEVAGRIRKKLRSKDLLARYGGDEFVIAMSALKHPKEAAQLAEELVDELEQPFQFEGQEVRISTSIGISLYPDDGKSGEELLQKAGHALRSAKQFGSGQFSFFHGDSHDTAKRTLILENELRRAIEYKQMRVHYQPKIALRDGSFAGMEALVRWNSDRLGPVSPGEFIPLAETTGLIIPLSEQIIELACADFLKYDFATLSPAKISLNISAFHFKHPALYEGLLSIFERMNCSPSHFELELTEGAVMGEGKAIEDLLARLREAGFGLSIDDFGTGYSSLSYLQRFQVDWLKIDRSFVHGIAGKKENRHIVEAIIKMAHSLQMKVVAEGAETHEEVEILAGLGCDRVQGYVFAKPMPPEEIQGYIEELAIVDKGRKLL, encoded by the coding sequence ATGGATGATATGTGCTTTACGGATGATGCCCAGCAGGAAAAAGCGGGAAGCTATGGCTTTCCGGCCGCATTGCAGGGGCGTGTATTTGAAAAGATGGCAGAAGGCATGATGGTGACCAGCCTCACGGGAGAGATCCTTTTTGTGAATCCTGCTTTTGAATTGGTCACCGGATATGAAAAAACGCAAGTTCTTGGCAAAACGCCTAAAATCCTTCAAAGCGGCAAGCACGATTCGGCTTTCTATGAAACGATGTGGCAGGCTATCCGAAAGGACGGGGAGTGGCAAGGTGAAATATGGAACCGCCGAAAAAACGGCGATCTATATCCGGAGTGGCTGATGATTACCGGCGTGCCCGGTAACGATGGCGAAGTGAGCCATTATTGCGGCATTTTCACGGACCTGACCGAAGGCAAGGCGGCTGCACGTGAAATGAAGGAATTGGCCTTGTCCGACCCGTTGACAGGCGTCTCGAACCGCTACGATTTCGCGGAGCGCATGGACCATTTGATCAAGACGGCCGCTTCCTATGGTTTCAGGCATTCTCTCCTGTTCATGGATCTTGACCGCTTCAGGCAAGTGAACGAATCACTTGGCCACCGTGCGGGCGACCGCTTGCTTGTGGAAGTGGCGGGGCGGATCCGCAAAAAGCTCAGAAGCAAGGATTTATTGGCGCGTTATGGAGGCGATGAGTTTGTCATCGCGATGTCCGCTTTGAAACATCCGAAAGAAGCCGCACAGCTTGCGGAAGAATTGGTCGATGAACTTGAACAGCCGTTCCAGTTCGAAGGGCAAGAAGTGCGCATCTCGACCAGTATCGGCATCAGCCTTTACCCTGATGACGGCAAGTCCGGAGAAGAACTTCTCCAGAAAGCGGGACATGCACTCCGTTCAGCGAAGCAATTCGGCTCGGGGCAGTTCTCTTTCTTCCATGGCGATTCCCATGACACGGCAAAACGTACCTTGATTTTGGAAAATGAACTTCGGCGCGCTATCGAATACAAGCAAATGAGGGTCCATTACCAGCCGAAAATTGCGCTTCGCGATGGTTCATTCGCCGGCATGGAAGCATTGGTACGCTGGAATAGTGACCGCCTCGGGCCCGTCTCACCTGGCGAGTTCATCCCGCTGGCCGAAACGACCGGGCTGATCATCCCGCTAAGTGAGCAGATTATCGAACTTGCGTGCGCCGATTTTCTAAAATATGATTTTGCAACACTCTCCCCAGCCAAAATCTCCTTGAACATATCGGCGTTCCATTTTAAGCATCCGGCTCTATATGAAGGCTTGTTGTCCATTTTCGAACGAATGAATTGCAGCCCAAGCCATTTCGAACTGGAGTTGACGGAAGGCGCCGTGATGGGTGAAGGCAAAGCCATTGAAGACTTGCTGGCGCGTTTGCGCGAAGCGGGCTTCGGGCTGTCGATCGACGACTTCGGCACTGGCTACTCCTCGCTAAGTTATTTGCAGCGTTTCCAGGTGGACTGGCTGAAAATCGACCGCAGTTTCGTCCACGGCATCGCAGGAAAAAAAGAAAACCGGCATATCGTCGAAGCGATCATCAAGATGGCGCACAGCCTCCAGATGAAAGTAGTCGCAGAAGGCGCTGAAACGCACGAGGAAGTGGAGATTCTGGCGGGACTTGGCTGCGATAGGGTACAGGGCTATGTCTTTGCCAAGCCGATGCCGCCCGAAGAGATCCAAGGTTATATAGAAGAACTTGCAATCGTTGATAAAGGAAGGAAGTTGTTATGA
- a CDS encoding ATP-dependent DNA helicase has translation MRQALPFPLSKDKTFFDSLNDWIGDIFYDILPEKGYELRDEQIFMSFQLEKALKERQVLFAEAGVGTGKTMAYLLPAIAYARYTGKPALISCADEALIEQLVKKGGDIDRLDELFDLNLDVRLAKSRDQYLCLQRFEGAKKRSEAEFLDHIEDTLPEFVNKTYSMQHMYPYGERSSYPELTDDQWQQVNYHPIQNCNACDMRNKCGQTLHRNHYREATDLVICSHDFLMEHIWTKENRKHEGQAPLLPEVSQIVLDEGHLLEFAAQRALTYEVQESSLYDVTEKIMVDGVREKTMALIERTIDLHTEFFRVLRNDLVPSEEDRKAIQDDPLLKRIGTELIRTVDTLLEEFVFEGELFSIPEYELNLAEEYFEQYNFSMGLFVENGDAISWLEEKDEIETLVIMPRLVTDILEEKLFDGKLPIVFSSATLSVAKDFTYLADTLGIDHFESFSVPSPFEYDEVMEIFKHPVSPEAKAQKVLELAAEGGQTLVLFKSKAAMQAFKQAMPEASGLAIEFEGDRELSSVVRDFQDGKFQVLCSHHLWEGMDLPGDALTKVIIVDLPMPPSDPVFDAKRKFSEHPLEEIDLPFMQLRLQQGVGRLIRSSSDHGEIHLLLTEEELRIEHLWKTVLPVPAKNR, from the coding sequence ATGAGACAAGCATTGCCATTTCCGTTATCCAAGGATAAAACCTTCTTTGATTCATTGAACGATTGGATCGGGGATATCTTTTACGATATTTTGCCTGAAAAAGGGTATGAACTTCGCGATGAGCAGATTTTCATGTCGTTTCAGTTGGAAAAAGCATTGAAAGAACGCCAAGTGCTATTTGCAGAAGCCGGCGTCGGGACAGGCAAGACGATGGCCTATTTATTGCCGGCGATTGCATACGCCCGCTATACCGGCAAACCGGCGCTCATTTCTTGTGCGGATGAGGCGTTGATCGAACAGTTGGTGAAAAAAGGCGGGGACATCGACCGCTTGGATGAATTATTCGATTTGAACCTGGACGTCCGCCTCGCGAAATCGCGCGACCAGTATTTATGCCTGCAACGTTTCGAAGGGGCGAAAAAACGCAGCGAAGCGGAATTTCTCGACCATATCGAAGACACGCTTCCCGAATTCGTCAATAAAACCTATTCGATGCAACATATGTATCCATACGGCGAACGGTCGAGTTATCCGGAACTCACGGATGACCAGTGGCAGCAAGTCAATTACCATCCGATCCAAAATTGCAATGCCTGCGATATGCGCAATAAATGCGGGCAAACGCTTCACCGCAACCATTACCGGGAAGCGACCGACCTCGTCATCTGCTCACATGACTTCCTGATGGAGCATATTTGGACGAAGGAAAACCGCAAGCACGAGGGCCAGGCGCCCTTGCTTCCCGAAGTTTCCCAGATTGTGCTCGATGAAGGCCATTTACTCGAATTTGCGGCACAGCGCGCACTCACTTATGAAGTGCAGGAAAGCTCGCTATACGATGTGACGGAAAAGATCATGGTCGACGGCGTCCGTGAAAAGACGATGGCCCTTATTGAACGGACCATCGACTTGCATACCGAATTTTTCCGTGTGTTGCGCAATGATCTGGTCCCGAGCGAAGAGGATCGAAAAGCGATCCAGGACGATCCGCTGTTGAAACGCATCGGCACGGAATTGATCCGAACCGTCGACACTTTGCTGGAGGAATTTGTTTTTGAAGGCGAATTGTTCAGCATTCCCGAATATGAACTGAATTTGGCTGAGGAATATTTCGAGCAGTATAATTTCTCGATGGGCTTGTTTGTCGAGAACGGCGATGCCATCAGCTGGCTGGAAGAAAAAGACGAAATCGAGACCTTGGTCATCATGCCGCGCCTCGTGACGGATATTCTTGAGGAGAAACTATTCGATGGCAAATTGCCGATCGTCTTTTCTTCCGCGACCTTATCCGTCGCGAAGGATTTCACTTACCTGGCGGACACTTTGGGCATCGATCATTTCGAATCATTCTCGGTGCCGTCCCCGTTCGAGTACGACGAAGTCATGGAGATTTTCAAGCATCCGGTTTCACCGGAAGCAAAAGCGCAAAAAGTGCTGGAACTCGCAGCAGAAGGCGGCCAGACCTTGGTATTGTTCAAGTCAAAAGCCGCCATGCAGGCCTTCAAACAAGCAATGCCGGAAGCTTCCGGACTTGCCATCGAATTCGAAGGCGACCGCGAGCTTTCATCTGTCGTCCGCGATTTCCAGGACGGCAAATTCCAAGTGCTGTGTTCCCACCACCTATGGGAAGGAATGGACTTGCCTGGAGATGCCTTGACGAAAGTCATCATCGTCGATTTGCCGATGCCTCCGAGCGATCCAGTCTTCGACGCCAAGCGCAAATTCAGCGAACATCCACTTGAAGAAATCGACTTGCCGTTCATGCAGCTGCGCCTGCAACAAGGCGTCGGGCGATTGATCCGTTCTTCATCCGACCACGGCGAAATCCATTTGCTTCTGACCGAAGAGGAACTGCGCATTGAACACCTGTGGAAGACTGTCTTGCCGGTGCCGGCGAAAAATCGCTAA
- a CDS encoding dynamin family protein: MTATDHKQELIETAHLYRIFKDNEDTEREEKAELFARKILKDQFIIGFAGHFSSGKSSMINALTGETLLPSSPIPTSANIVNVHKAEKDYAIVNRRGDRPVYFPENYDFQAVKDFCKSGDVTQIDIGHSTSVLPEGITVMDTPGVDSTDDAHRMSTESALHVADMVFYVMDYNHVQSELNFNFTRELQKYTDLYLIVNQIDKHQESEMSFAEFQQSVADSFAAWGVEPKGIFFTSLKVHDFPGNEFPEVKQLVSSVMDNWQGHIGEASASALRQLKDEHIGFLEDEKAERLEAFSKVLSEEEWNMREDLKKEHELIKRRSSVQDYDNWRLNFEKKRKELLENANIMPYEVRDALSAYIEARQPGFKVGILFSGKKTEEERENRRKDLQDKLSKTIDSQMSGHLKKLMKTSLREAGLLTDTESLEIDNMQFGLPFEVVEENVPETATMTADTVLNVSKSLTAQVQRWLIQETDPWKARQQEGFEGLPDDAGVEIDMKSESLEQKVLAIRTLEEMDEAIDKVKKSFTAILPKQMDAAEKQVAAWQDAFHLSAEDMVEFTPSMLEEEVQQQWDGGETAPTHELASFDEQEVLSRVKKTADILEPVRGFSETVEYLKRKAKRLEGQEFTIALFGAFSAGKSSFSNALMGETVLPVSPNPTTATINRIRPVTEAHPHETADVRLKTVAAMTEDVKNSFAIFGVKVETLEEAYAKTKALPDDATTEQQIHKSFLLAFRSGYESFSGHLGETLRVNRQEFGLYVAKEERSCFVEEIDFYFDCELTRNGVTLVDTPGADSINARHTNVAFEYIRNADAVLFITYYNHAFARADREFLIQLGRVKDAFEMDKMFFVVNAIDLANDEEEKQAVIDYVGNELQRFGIRFPRLYGVSSLQALKDRSISGMPEFEEDFQHFLKEELKGMAVQSLSEEEQKTVDRFRNLIQSTEKNLERKDERLEELKQLEQKVRKRYSETMAPVLEREAGQELGELLYYVKQRVFYRFNDFFKEAFNPSLFARESSKQALDMALRDLRDMTAFDFQQEMRVTNLRLARFVEQKLTERFKDDAAKLKDWNHEFSFLPYEVKEAQLLEAGQPFGDADYSAAKSYYKNNKSFFEKNEKEAMRDALQGMMEPDASRYLDQEKAELLEWAEFWIEQEAEGLRQHLLRQAIEQIDSERSLLQQGEILVQWKQLHEKLMEGRG, from the coding sequence ATGACAGCGACAGACCATAAGCAGGAATTAATCGAAACAGCGCATCTTTACCGGATTTTCAAGGACAACGAAGACACGGAGCGTGAAGAGAAAGCGGAATTATTTGCGCGTAAAATCCTGAAAGACCAATTCATCATCGGCTTTGCGGGCCACTTCTCTTCCGGAAAATCATCGATGATCAACGCCTTGACGGGCGAGACGCTTTTGCCCTCGAGCCCGATTCCGACGAGTGCAAACATCGTTAACGTCCATAAGGCAGAAAAAGACTATGCCATCGTCAACCGCAGGGGCGACCGCCCTGTGTATTTCCCTGAAAACTATGATTTCCAAGCGGTCAAGGATTTCTGCAAGAGCGGCGATGTCACACAAATCGACATCGGCCATTCGACTTCGGTGTTGCCTGAAGGCATCACGGTCATGGATACGCCGGGCGTCGACTCCACAGACGATGCCCATAGGATGTCGACGGAATCGGCCTTGCATGTAGCCGACATGGTGTTTTATGTCATGGATTACAACCATGTGCAATCAGAGCTCAACTTCAATTTCACGCGGGAATTGCAGAAATACACGGACCTTTACTTGATCGTCAACCAGATCGATAAGCATCAGGAAAGCGAAATGTCGTTTGCGGAATTCCAGCAATCGGTGGCGGATAGTTTTGCGGCATGGGGGGTCGAACCGAAAGGGATCTTTTTCACTTCCTTGAAAGTGCACGACTTCCCGGGCAATGAATTTCCTGAAGTAAAACAGCTCGTCTCCTCGGTCATGGATAATTGGCAAGGACATATCGGTGAAGCTTCGGCTTCTGCGCTCCGCCAATTGAAAGATGAGCACATCGGCTTTTTAGAAGACGAAAAAGCGGAGCGGCTGGAAGCATTTTCGAAGGTCCTATCAGAAGAAGAATGGAATATGCGGGAAGACTTGAAAAAAGAACACGAATTGATCAAGCGGCGCAGTTCTGTCCAGGATTATGATAATTGGCGGTTGAATTTCGAGAAAAAGCGCAAAGAGCTGCTCGAAAACGCCAACATTATGCCTTATGAAGTGAGGGACGCGCTAAGTGCTTATATCGAAGCGCGCCAACCGGGATTCAAAGTGGGCATATTGTTCAGCGGCAAGAAAACCGAAGAAGAACGGGAAAACCGCAGAAAAGACCTTCAAGACAAATTGTCGAAAACGATCGACTCGCAAATGTCGGGCCATTTGAAAAAATTGATGAAAACCTCCCTGCGCGAAGCTGGGCTGTTGACGGATACCGAATCGCTTGAAATCGATAACATGCAATTCGGCTTGCCGTTTGAAGTTGTCGAAGAAAATGTGCCGGAAACGGCTACGATGACTGCAGATACTGTACTCAATGTCAGCAAGAGCTTGACTGCCCAAGTGCAGCGCTGGCTCATCCAGGAAACCGATCCCTGGAAAGCCCGCCAACAGGAAGGCTTTGAAGGACTGCCGGACGATGCGGGTGTGGAAATCGACATGAAATCCGAGTCGCTTGAACAAAAGGTGCTCGCGATCCGCACGCTCGAGGAAATGGACGAAGCGATCGATAAAGTGAAGAAATCCTTCACCGCCATTTTGCCGAAGCAGATGGACGCGGCGGAAAAACAAGTAGCCGCTTGGCAAGATGCGTTTCATTTGTCGGCGGAAGACATGGTAGAATTCACGCCGTCGATGCTCGAAGAGGAAGTACAGCAGCAATGGGACGGTGGCGAGACCGCCCCGACACATGAACTGGCATCGTTTGATGAACAGGAAGTGTTGTCGCGCGTGAAAAAAACCGCCGATATTCTGGAGCCTGTCCGAGGGTTTTCGGAAACGGTAGAATATTTGAAGCGGAAAGCGAAGCGGCTGGAAGGGCAGGAATTCACGATTGCCTTGTTCGGCGCCTTCAGTGCGGGGAAATCATCGTTCTCGAATGCTTTGATGGGCGAGACGGTGCTTCCGGTATCTCCGAACCCGACGACCGCGACCATCAACCGCATCCGCCCCGTGACGGAAGCACATCCACATGAGACGGCAGACGTGCGATTGAAAACCGTAGCGGCGATGACGGAAGATGTCAAAAACTCCTTTGCAATCTTTGGCGTGAAAGTAGAGACCCTCGAAGAGGCCTATGCGAAAACAAAAGCATTGCCGGATGACGCAACGACTGAGCAGCAAATCCATAAATCGTTCTTGCTGGCATTCAGGAGCGGGTACGAATCCTTTAGCGGGCATCTCGGGGAAACTTTGCGCGTTAATCGTCAAGAGTTCGGCTTGTATGTCGCCAAAGAGGAACGCAGTTGCTTTGTCGAAGAAATCGATTTTTATTTCGATTGCGAGCTGACAAGAAATGGCGTTACCTTGGTGGATACGCCAGGAGCGGATTCCATCAATGCGCGCCACACGAACGTTGCATTCGAATACATCCGCAATGCGGACGCTGTCCTGTTCATCACGTATTACAACCACGCGTTTGCACGCGCGGACCGCGAATTCCTCATCCAGCTCGGCCGCGTAAAAGACGCTTTCGAAATGGACAAGATGTTCTTTGTGGTCAATGCCATCGATTTGGCGAATGATGAGGAAGAAAAACAGGCAGTCATCGACTATGTCGGCAATGAATTGCAGCGCTTCGGAATCCGTTTCCCGCGCCTGTACGGCGTCTCAAGCTTGCAAGCCTTGAAAGACCGCTCTATTTCAGGCATGCCGGAGTTCGAAGAAGATTTCCAGCATTTCCTGAAAGAAGAGCTGAAAGGGATGGCGGTCCAGTCTTTGTCGGAAGAAGAGCAGAAAACGGTGGACCGTTTCCGCAATTTGATCCAGTCCACGGAAAAGAACCTGGAACGCAAAGATGAGCGCCTGGAAGAGTTAAAGCAATTAGAGCAGAAAGTGCGAAAACGCTATAGTGAAACAATGGCACCGGTATTGGAGCGAGAAGCGGGCCAAGAACTCGGCGAATTGCTGTACTATGTGAAACAGCGTGTGTTCTACCGCTTCAACGATTTCTTCAAGGAAGCATTCAACCCTTCGCTATTCGCGAGGGAATCCTCCAAGCAGGCGCTCGATATGGCATTGCGCGATTTGCGTGACATGACGGCTTTTGATTTCCAGCAGGAGATGAGAGTGACCAACTTGCGGCTTGCGCGATTTGTCGAGCAGAAATTGACGGAACGTTTCAAGGACGATGCTGCCAAACTGAAGGACTGGAACCACGAGTTTTCGTTCCTTCCATATGAAGTGAAGGAAGCACAGCTTCTCGAAGCCGGCCAGCCGTTTGGCGATGCCGATTATTCCGCGGCAAAATCATATTATAAAAACAACAAGAGCTTTTTCGAGAAAAATGAGAAAGAAGCGATGCGCGACGCTTTGCAGGGCATGATGGAACCCGATGCCAGCCGTTATTTGGATCAGGAAAAGGCCGAACTCCTGGAATGGGCGGAATTCTGGATTGAGCAGGAAGCTGAAGGCCTCCGGCAACATTTGTTGCGCCAGGCGATCGAGCAGATTGATTCGGAGCGCAGCCTGTTGCAGCAAGGCGAAATTCTGGTGCAATGGAAGCAATTGCATGAAAAATTGATGGAAGGCAGGGGATAA